The genomic window CTCAGAAACCAAAGGCTCGTGAATTCAGAGCATGGGCAAGGAAAGTCCTGATTGCTTTTATGGACGGTCAAATTGTTTGGAAGGAAAAGAGAGTAATCGGAAAGCAAATCCGTCTATCTATGACAGATGCAATCCGTGACGCAGGGTTTTCACCACATTTCTATAAGCATTTCACGAATTTGTGCTATAAGTCAGCAATTGGATTTAATGCTACTCAAATCCGCAAAGCTCGAGGAGTTGAGAAAGGCAACAATATCTTAGATTTTTTGACTATTGAAGAGCACGAGGCAGTGAATAAAAGAGAGCAACAAATCGCCACTTTGATTGGGCTAGGAATGGAGTACGAGCAAATAAAAGAGATTCTAGCCAATGGTGGGGTCATTTATCAAACTACGCTCAAAATGCCTGAGACGGCTCGTTAGGTGGTGAAATCATGGCGAAGCTAAGTATTGATGAATTAGACCTATCTCCCTCATTGCTTGACGTAATAAAAGAGACAGCGGCAGAGGAAGGGAAACAACAAGCCCAGCTATTAATCGAGGAGTACAAGAAGAAGCTAGAGCTCCCTAGATTTATGGGGATGGCGCAAGCTGCAAAATACATGAACACCAGTTACAACACTGTGAAGTATGTATTCATTGAAAAATTAGGCTTACGTGTCGTAATGATCGATGGTTATGAAAAAATTGATCAACGAGATGCAGATGCATTTCTTGAGAAACACAAAAAATAATCCTAGCGTGGGGCGCAGGAAGAAATCGCCAGAATTGGCGGCATTTAGTTGCAACGTCACTCAGTCAAATGTCAGAAAGAGGAATAAAATGAAACGAGGACAAAAGAAAAAGCCTTTGCTGTGTATATTCTTGGCGGAATTTTAGCAAAAGGCAACATATAGTGGGACACCCTACCTAAAAAGGTGGGACACCCCTATTCTTTTGTCCTATTCTATCACAGAAAGGGCGTAATTTAAATGATAAGCGTAATTAAAGGACAATTTAACGGCATGATTGGAACAATT from Enterococcus sp. DIV1094 includes these protein-coding regions:
- a CDS encoding BRO family protein; the protein is MQGLVLAKEELFQGIHCDLWMDKDRNPFMSMDQFAEALGYTDRKGIEKIVERNPYLKDKEFSTTDKLSEVEGDRVVKRERRLFTRDGIMEVSFLSQKPKAREFRAWARKVLIAFMDGQIVWKEKRVIGKQIRLSMTDAIRDAGFSPHFYKHFTNLCYKSAIGFNATQIRKARGVEKGNNILDFLTIEEHEAVNKREQQIATLIGLGMEYEQIKEILANGGVIYQTTLKMPETAR
- a CDS encoding DNA-binding protein; this translates as MAKLSIDELDLSPSLLDVIKETAAEEGKQQAQLLIEEYKKKLELPRFMGMAQAAKYMNTSYNTVKYVFIEKLGLRVVMIDGYEKIDQRDADAFLEKHKK